CTTCCTGCACACCGATATCGGCGAGGGATTCCTCCACGCCCACGACGTGCGCACCGAGCGACAGATCGGTGCTGACACCGAACTCGACCACCGCGACGTGGTCGAAATTACGACAACGAACTGACACCGCAAAACTCACCGCTGATACTCCGAGGGTGCGATTTTTCATGGGACGGGAGTGAACGTGTCACATGCACCCCGAAAGGTCCAGTTCCGTAGTCTGTTTGGCCCCTGTCTTGAGGTGGTTTCGATGACGACGGCAGATGATGCGACGGGCCCGCTCGGCCGACTCATGCTTGCGGTCGGTACTGTGCCGATGACAATCGAGCCGTACCTGCCGACGCCGCTCCGTCGGACGTTCAGCGTCCGTGTGTTCCTGCTGGCAGCAATGTCGATCGTGGGCGCACCGGCGCTGGCTATCGTGCTGTTTTCCTCCGTGACAGCCGCCGCGGTGTTCATCGGGTTTGTCGTCGCCGTGACCGGGTTTCTGGGCTACTGTGAGATGTACCGCGCGATAATCGAGATCAACCGAAAGGCGACGGCAGTCGACAACGGCCAGTACGACATCGACTTCGGCGTCGACCGGATCGACGAGGTCGGAGACGCATACACGAAACTCGAACGGGCCGCGGCCTCGCTCGGCCGGAACATCGAGGAGGCAAACGAAGCCCAGGAACGCGCCGAGGAAGCGCGCGAAGCAGCCGAAGCGGCCCGTGAAACCGCGGAGTCCGAGCGCAGTGAGATGGAGGCGCTGAGCAGTCACCTCGAACTGAAAGCGACCCAGTACCGGACGACGCTCGACGAGGCGGCCGACGGCGACCTGACCGCACGCGTCGACACCGACAGCATCAGTGACGCCATGGCGGCCGTCGGGACCGCGATCAACGGGACGCTGGCTGCCCTCGAGACTGCCATCGGCAGCGGCCAGTCGACCTCGACACATATCGCAACCGAGAGCGAAACCGTGTTGACTGACGGTCAGCAGGTCCGTGACGAAACGCAGTCCGTGGCCGACACCGCGTCCGACATCGCGGACGGAGCAGAAACCCAGCGCCAGCAGCTAGACGACGCGGCGAGCGAACTCAGCGACCTCTCGGCAACCGTCGAGGAAATGGCCTCCTCCGTGGCAGAGATCGCCGACCAGAGCAACACTGCCGCAGACCTCGGCCGAGATGCACAGCAGTCCTCGTCGGAAGCCCAGAGCGCCGTCGACGAGATCCGACACCACTCGACGAGCGCCGCGAGCGAGGTCCAGCAACTCGACGACATCGCCGAAGACATGGCCGAGATCGTCGAAGTCATCGACGGCATCGCCGAGGAGACGAACATGCTCGCGCTGAACGCCTCCATCGAAGCTGCGCGTGCCGGCCAGGCAGGCTCGGGCTTTGCCGTCGTCGCGGACGAAATCAAACAGCTTGCGACCGAGACACAGGCCGCCACCGCCGATGTGGAGGACCTCATCGGCTCGCTGCGGTCCCAGGTCGGGACGTCCGTCGACGCCATGGAGACGATGGAAGACGCTGTCGACCGCGGAAGCAACACTATCTCCGAGACCATTACGACGCTTGAAGACGTGGTCGACGCCACTGTCGATGTCAACGGCGGCATCCAGGAGATCGACCGGGCGACCGACCAGCAGGCGACCAGCGCGCAGGAAGTCGTGCGGATAATCGACGACATCAACGATATCGCCGGTGACACCGCAACCGACGCCCGTGAGATGGCCACCACGGTCGATCAGCAGGGCCAGACCGTTGCCGGGATGGTCGACTCGGTGGAGCGGTTCGCCGACGACGCCGACACGCTCCACGACGAACTCTCACAGTTCGAGACCGCCGAGACCGACGTCGTGGACACGCCCGCCGGCCCCGGCTCCGCTACGGGTGACTGAGACGAACTGGGTACCCGTATCCCAGTCGCGCCAGCCAACAATGCCGTCCAACGGTTTGGAACTCTACAGCAGGAGGTGCGCCAGCAAGGCAATGATGGCAACTTTCTTGACGAGAATAACACCGATAATCAGTTGCGTCGTCGATAGCGCCCGGACGCGCTCGATGCCCCGCCGGAGGAACGCGGGCGACTGGGCGAGTTCACGCACCAGCAGCCGTACCTCCGCGCGGAACGTCTCGACCGCCGACCCCTCGCCGTCAGTGTAGGCGGCTTCCGGCCGGGGCAGCCACTGCGACCCCGTGTATTCGAGTTCGACCAGCGACCCCTCCAGATAACTTGCCTGCTCGAACTGCAGGCCGTTGGCTTCACAGAGGCGCTCGACCTTGGCGATGTCGCGGTCGCTGTTCAGGTCGTACCGCCGCTGTATCGGGTCGGTCGCCCAGTCGAACTGGAACCGACAGACGAGTTCGCTCTCGCCGACCCACACGTCGACGATTTCGGCCAGTTCGACCGTGCCGGCCGTCTCTTTCCGCTTTTTCTGGAGGTGCTCGTACTCGGTGGGGGACTCCATCGAGGCCGTCACCTGGGACTCCGTCTCGGGCATACCTTCTCGACACGAGTGTTCGGCTGACGACACTATACGTTTTCTCCCGCTTGAACGGTTGGAACTCCGTAACCGGGGCGAAACGAGGACCTGCCAACGAGACAGTCAGATATCCACCGGACACCCGTTGATCTCGCCGCCGCGCATCCCTTCGGCGAGCCAGTAGATAGAGAGGGTCAATACCGCGAGCGCCAGCAGCGCGAATTCCAGCCCATCCAGTGGCAGAAACAGCAGCGAGGTCGAGACGCCGAGTAGTGACAGCAGGCCCAGCAGGACCGCCGACCCACAGGCCGCACAGCCCGCGCCGAGCGTTCCGAGGACGACACCCGCGACGCCCGCGCCGCCCTGCTGGAGGTCGAGGCCGTGTTCGCGGAAGTGGTAGGTCACCAGCCCGATGTCGATACCGGTGAGGGCGGCGACGACGACCAGCAGGATTCCCTGTGCAGGGTTGAACGACGTGCCGACGAACGGGTACAGCTCCCCGAGCACGCGCAGTCGGCTGGCGAGCGGGAGCGACCCACCGACCACGAGGTCCAGCACCAGCGGGACGTTCAGCGAGACGACGAACAGCGTCAGCGAGACGATTGCGGCGATCACGGCGACTGCCGCGTAGACTGGCAGCGTGAGCACGAGCCTGACCGTCCGGCCCATGAGCCGCCAGTCCCCGCGCGTCGTCGGCAGGCGGAGCCCCTCTGCGGTGCTCATCCGTCGTGCTCTCCCAGCGCCTCCGCGATGAGTTCGTAGCTGACGCTCCCGTTGACCTTCGTCACGAACTCGCCGTCCTCGAACAGCAGGATAATCGGCGTCGTCTCACCCAATCCGGCGTCCTCGGCCGCCTGGATATCGGCCTGAACGGCGTCATCGTGGGCACGGTTTCGGGCGTCGCTTGCGACCGCCTCGCCGTCTACCTCGGTCTCCTCGGTGAGAAACGTCGCCGTCCGCGCCAGAACGTTGTCCGGGTCGAACGACGACTGCTCGGCGAAGTAGTGATCGAACAGCGACCAGTACGCCTCGCTGTCGCGGGCGAACGTCGATTCCAGCGCCTGCGTCGCTGGCTCACCCCAGGGATAGATCACGGGGTAGGTCCGGACGACGTACGCGCCTTTGCCCGCGTCCACGATGTTCTCCCGAATGTCCGGCAGCGTGTTCTCGTGGAAGCGGCGACACGTAGGACAGGAGGGGTCTTCGAACGCCAGGATGACGTGGCCGCCCAGTTCGCCGCGGCGGGGCTGGGCGTCGAGGTCGGCGGCCGCCGGGTGGCTGTCGACGGATTCGACGCTGTCCGCCTCGCTACTGCACCCAGCGACTGCGCCGACGACACCCACCCCGGAAAGTGCTAGAAAGCGTCGTCTGTTCATATACGACTGGTTGGCCCGCGTTGGTTTAGCGTTTGTTCCACTATGTGGCCACGATGAGTAACCGTCTTGTCGCCAGCGGCGGTAGCATCTGCCGGCCGATGACGACGACTCACGGGGCCGAACCGGGGTGACTCCCCAGTGGTGACGAGCCCTATGAGTGCCGAGGCCGCTATTTTTGACGGTAGAAGTTGTCTCTGGGGCAGTCTGGTTGTGGCCACAGTAGACATAGGCCCCGGTCAGGGCTGCGCCGGACTGGCAGACGCGGATTTATG
The genomic region above belongs to Haloarcula hispanica ATCC 33960 and contains:
- a CDS encoding methyl-accepting chemotaxis protein; the protein is MTTADDATGPLGRLMLAVGTVPMTIEPYLPTPLRRTFSVRVFLLAAMSIVGAPALAIVLFSSVTAAAVFIGFVVAVTGFLGYCEMYRAIIEINRKATAVDNGQYDIDFGVDRIDEVGDAYTKLERAAASLGRNIEEANEAQERAEEAREAAEAARETAESERSEMEALSSHLELKATQYRTTLDEAADGDLTARVDTDSISDAMAAVGTAINGTLAALETAIGSGQSTSTHIATESETVLTDGQQVRDETQSVADTASDIADGAETQRQQLDDAASELSDLSATVEEMASSVAEIADQSNTAADLGRDAQQSSSEAQSAVDEIRHHSTSAASEVQQLDDIAEDMAEIVEVIDGIAEETNMLALNASIEAARAGQAGSGFAVVADEIKQLATETQAATADVEDLIGSLRSQVGTSVDAMETMEDAVDRGSNTISETITTLEDVVDATVDVNGGIQEIDRATDQQATSAQEVVRIIDDINDIAGDTATDAREMATTVDQQGQTVAGMVDSVERFADDADTLHDELSQFETAETDVVDTPAGPGSATGD
- a CDS encoding DsbA family protein, producing MNRRRFLALSGVGVVGAVAGCSSEADSVESVDSHPAAADLDAQPRRGELGGHVILAFEDPSCPTCRRFHENTLPDIRENIVDAGKGAYVVRTYPVIYPWGEPATQALESTFARDSEAYWSLFDHYFAEQSSFDPDNVLARTATFLTEETEVDGEAVASDARNRAHDDAVQADIQAAEDAGLGETTPIILLFEDGEFVTKVNGSVSYELIAEALGEHDG